DNA from Branchiostoma floridae strain S238N-H82 chromosome 15, Bfl_VNyyK, whole genome shotgun sequence:
TCCACGTTCCAGCTGTAAAATCTGCTCTTAATGATTGACTAAGTGGAACACAGTCATGAAGAGTAGTCCCTGACATTTCAGCAGTAAAAAGGGCAGTTTCTGTGCCTGGGAAGATAGTGTGATTAATCTGTTAACCTTTGTCCAAACCATTTAGATTCTTGGTGCAGTGTGTACAAAAATGATGGATCCCTTTTCACCTTTACTTATGTCTATAGAATTTCTCTTGTCCTGTTTCTTAAACAAATTATGATGGGATTCTATCTACATATTAGAAATCTTGCTTACCAgttgtacatatacacatagaaGTTTCACTTATATTGAAAATACATCTAACTATGTCTAGCCTGGGTTCCACACTTTATAAAGCTTTACTTTGCTCTAGCTCTCTTAGTCAGTTTTGTGCATCTGAAGCAACTGAGAAAATGGAGTAAAGCTAAAAAggctggcacccaggctaagcTGCATCACCCAGAACTTTACGTACATgtaatgtacttacattttcttGCCATCTCCCTCAGGCACGAGAACGGTCGGAGTTTGCCGGTGACATCGTTAACCTGATCAAGAAGTTCCTCATGATCATCGCCAGACCTGCTAGACTCCTGGAATGTCTGGTACAGACTTATTCTCAAATAGGCCATTACACTGTGGTtgatacaagtacagctaactagaaaaactggttggaCCACTAACTCCTAAGGActgtatgcaaatgttactcaaatgtaaatcatgtttgtaTAGTTGTAAAACAGTACCATTGGAAGTTGATTATTACCATGTTTGGTAACTGATCACATTTTTGTCATTGTAAAACGAAAGCGCATGTCATGTAAAACCAGTTTCTGCCCCTGTCCTCTAACCAGTATTCACACGTTTGTTACCTGGTAGGAGTTTGATCCTGAGCAGTTCTACCATCTCCTGGAGGCTGCTGAGGGCGTGGCGAGAGAGAACCAAGGCATCACGTCTGACATCCCGCGCTACATCATCAGCAAGCTGGGCCTCACCAGGGATCCTATCGCAGGTGACACACGTTGCAGGGAGACAGTGTGCTAAGTCTGGACCGCTGTTGCTAGAAATTTCTTTAATAGGGCATTCACACTGAAcggaatcagcaggaatcaagcagaatcAGCCAGAttgaaaaatttgcaaaattcgtgccacatttgAGCAGGAATTCCAATGGACCTAATAGTAAATACCTCTTCACACAATAAGTGGAATGAGCTGGAATGCCATCTGAATTAAAattcttgtatacatgtattcctgggtattcgtagtaGTTTCTAGAAATTCTGAATATCAGACATCCAGACAGCATTTAAAAGCATTTcagtctctacaactggatttgGAGATTAATCTGCAAGTACAAGTAATTGGAAATCATCACCCAGGCGTATccagttgtaaagattgaatgatcatatttaaaaaaaaaaaacatttacaattcatatacatgtagatagcttctGTCTCTTTCTAGCCAATTTTCCAGGAAAAGCCTTGAATACCTACGGTTCAACTTTGGAGATTTGTTTTGTAAGCCTTCTGAACATAAGACAGGAAAGCTAGTGCTATAGAACCTGTTTGAAAAGAAGCGCTGAAACAAACATTTGTATTCTGAACATGTAGAAGAAGCATTAGAGGGAAAACAGTCTGTAGATGACCTGTTTGGCGTAATTACAGGAAGACTTTAGGGTGGAACATAGGAAATTACAAGCTTGAACTAATACCTGTGCACATGCCAGCTGCAGGAACAGGGAATTGTGTACTAAGTCTTCCTCTGACATTAAAGATTGCTGTCACTATTAGATAAAACAGAATTCACACAGGCacaaaggtgtttttttttcctaccTGTCCTATCTCTTGATACTATTCTGTCTGACTTCCTGTCTTTCTCTTCCTTGCATCCTGTCCTCACCACTTTGCACAGAAATCCTTGGTAAGTTTCTGAACTGTCCTGTGCATGATTATGTCATGTAGCAACATCATTTGATTATCTCATTTTCGTACATCCTTTTGTATAGATCATTGGCTTCCTACTTTGGCAATAGATCATATCCAGTTCTGTTTaacatattttctgttataaaTGTTCTATAACTTCTTCAGAATCTatgctatttcttttttaatcAATACTATTTTGATAACAATGCAGGTGCATGATGCATACAAGCCGTATTTCACAGTACTGTATTATTCGTGAAACAGATTATGAATGCATGCCATATCCAGTTTTACCAACAGTAATCATGACTAATGCCTGCATTTCATCTTGCACTTGTTAAAACAGAAGAGCATGCTGAGCAACAACCATCAGAATAACAAGTAAAACACAGGAGCCTGATAACTCCTTTTGCCATGCATGGAATTCAAAGTAGGCATATTCCATTTGAAACATTTAGGAGGGACAGTCAGGAAACTATTGAAAGGGaataaatgattggatttttaaaatcttgactgTCCCCTCTTGAGGTTTTGAAATGGAATAGTCTGAAACATCACtgcatacaacatgtagaaCTGTAGCTAAACGCACATCATTGGTTCCAGCCTACCCTATGTTAGAAGTCAACCACAACTGTTTTGTCATCCCAGAAATGAGCGACTTGTCCAACTTTGATGTGGACACAGACAGCGGACGACCCGACACTCCGGACACCGACGAAACCTCCGCTAGTGAGGCGGCCAGCGAGGTAAACAACTACCATTGTgtagatgtacaatgtacaatcagGTTATCTATGAATCAAAGTTTTCGGCATTATGAGTCGTGTGTCTATAAGAGTTGCATATACCTTGTATATAGTTTTCCTTGTGAATCCTGAACTTTTGTACAGAAAAAGGCCATTTAGCCATTAACGAAAATGTAAGCATTTTCTAAAACAGTTGAAGTAGTCTAGCTGCTCCCCCTACTAAAATATGTTTGGTTTTGGTATTGCAGACAACCTGTGCTGGCAAGCAGCTGTCTATGGAGGTCACAGAGAAGAAACCCAGCGAAGACGACTTTGAGACAGTCAAATTGATCAGCAATGGAGCTTACGGGTAATTTATTCCATCTTTCCAGTTTCTTAAATATAGCATAATTATGATGTTATGCTAGTATTTTCATTGTGGTTTTTGTTTTGAGATAGAAACCTGCAGGTGGAAAAGGTCTGTTAATAAAAGTATAAGAATTTAACTTGTAGAACAGGATTACATCAGGGATATTGTTTCACATGTGTGGTGAGATTCGAACCATTGACCCGATTTATGTTCATGTCCACAGAGCTGTGTACCTAGTTCGACACAAGGAGACCAAACAGCGCTACGCCCTGAAGAAAATCAACAAGCAGAACCTGATGCTGAGAAACCAGATCCAACAGGCCTTCACTGAGAGGGACATCCTCACATTTGCTGAGAACCCGTTTGTGGTCACCATGTACTGCAGCTTCGAAACAAAGGTAAGGATTGAGCCCTACAAATTGCCAATTCCTGTTGATTGAAGTGGCAAAGTTGTCTGGCTACTGAAAAGTACAATTACAAAAGAACTTACAATATGCTGATGACTACTTGTAGATCATGCACTTCATTACTTTGATGACTTCCAAGGGGACAGCCATCTTGAAGTCAATGCCATCACTCAATACaaattttaacaacaaattgagatatttcagtcTCAAGAAGCTATGCGCTTTAACCTTTGTATCAACTTATTCCATAGGAAGATATTACAAGTGGCATTTACTTTTTGACTCTGCCAGTATGCTTCAAAGCTGGTACTGTTTCATAAGTAATTCAGAATGCTGAAAGTCAGTAATGAAGCTAGAGACCCCTAACACTGGGATAGACTCTAACTATACtgtagttactgttacagtagtgaaaCTTGCTTTTGCTATTGGCAttgttattgattattgattattatCTATTCCCCACTAGAAACACCTGTGTATGGTGCTAGAGTATGTAGAGGGCGGTGACTGTGCGACCCTGCTGAAGAACATGGGACCACTGCCTGTGGACATGGCCCGCATGTACTTTGCGGAGACCGTCCTCGCCGTGGAGTACATCCACAGCTATGGGATCGTCCACCGCGACCTGAAACCAGACAACCTGTTGATTACGTCCATGGGGCACATCAAGCTGACGGACTTCGGTCTGTCCAAGATGGGTCTGATGAGCCTGACTACCAACCTGTATGAGGACACGCTCGACCCCAAACAGTTCACAGACAAGCAGGTGTGCGGCACACCTGAGTACATCGCACCGGAGGTCATCCTCAGACAAGGTTATGGTGAGTCATGCTCAACTTTTCTTACTGGTTGATCTGGATAAACAGAGGGAACAAAGATTGACTCTAGGACTCTAGCGGATATGCTCACAAAATAAATACAGATAAATGTAAATATTATAAACTGATGCTGTCTTGCTCTTACCATGATAGAAATTATGTTCGAAAAGATTTTTGCTGCAACCTCATCAGGTTTTTTTGGCTGCCTTCATCATAAAGAGTACAGGAATAGCTAATAGCTAGAAGCACTCGAAACATTAGTGTACTAAAAGAACATCTAGGAAATATTTGTAAGAAAGTTGTTCATTGCAAAAAGATTCATGTCTCCTCTTGTATTGAGTCATTTTCCAGTAGATATTTTTCCTTCTAATGATTTTGTAATGATTATCCTGCAGGAAAGCCAGTTGACTGGTGGTCCATGGGGATTATCCTGTACGAGTTCCTGGTCGGCTGTGTGCCCTTCTTCGGAGAAACACCCGAGGAGTTGTTTTCACAGGCTGTCAATGGTAGGtttcaatttttgaaaatgatcTAGTCCAtgtcatactacatgtatctattatgcTGCCAAGTTTTAGTACCTTTCAGTATCTGAACTGCAATTGGATTTACAGAATACTTACAGGTGTAATTCTTTAGGATTTCAAGATTCTTTGGTTGTGtgcagtgtgaagactagccaatAGCTGCCCACCCTTATAGCAGTGTAAACAAGTACCCAATATCAATCTCAAGATCATTAAGGTTGGCATCATCTGTTCATCCTTAGATGAGATAGTCTGGCCAGAAGGAGAAGAAGCTCCCCCAGACGATGCCAAGGACCTCATCACAAGACTGTTGGAACAGAATCCGGTGGAGAGACTTGGCACGACGGGCGCGTACGAGCTCAAGGAACACGAGTTCTTCGCTGACCTGGACTGGACCATGCTGCTGCGTCAGAAGGCTGAGTTTGTGCCCCAGTTGGACGACGATGAAGACACAAGTTACTTTGACAGTATGTTGAACTGTTTTGCATCACAATGAAGTGTCCAAATCTTGAAAAGGGAAAATGTTGGAGTTTGATCTATCAAGTGTAAAGTGTTTGgacaggagacctggcgcatgTGTTGTAGTCAGCCAaggaaagggtatgtcacccgtAGCGTCGTGTGTAAGTAAgttgaccaatgatgatgaagaagatgaGTCTAATGTGAAGAAGAGTTCATTCTTTTTCATGACATGACAGTAGAGATTTGATATGATTTCGACACCTACACTTATATGTTATGATCCAAGTAAAACAGTCACTTTCAGATCTAGAAACAACTAATATTTTATCTCAAATTTGCAGCTCGACAGGAAAGATACAACCACGAAATGGAGTCAGGTGAATCAGAGGAGGAGCAGTACCCAGACCTGAGCAACTTCTCCTCCTGCTCTCCTCGGTACCATCGCAGCTACAGCAGCTCCGACCGCCTCTCCATGTCATTGGACGGGAAGAGCAGCAGCATGGAGAGACTCACCACCGAGGAGACGCCGACGGGCGGTCGCGGAGTCGAGCGCAGGAAGGCCATCAAGGACAGGAGCAAGAGCGAATCAGAGCTAGCCAAAGAGACGAAGAGAGCGGAGCCTAAACCAGACACTTCACTAAGGGAGGTTGACAGGCCATCAGACAAGGAGGACACGTCTAAGCAGCAAGCAGCCGACAGTTCCCAACCAGGAGACTCAGATAAGGGAAGCAGAACAGACAGTGTCAGCAGTACTGGCAGTGTGGAGCCCAGAGAGAGCACGCCAAAGGCCAGTGACAAGGAGGCGGAGCTTGGTGCAGTCGGAGGTGTCAGCTCTCCAGAATGGTACGTGTGATTGGGACATCAGTCCACTAGTCTATAACTGTGTCTTTTTTCCTGCAACTAATGGGAATAAATAGAATTCTTATTACAAACTAGGCAGTATCGGTCATAACATTTTGGTTTTTACTCTAAATAGTGAtccttcatgatttttttatttcttgctcTTGCTTGAATGAAAAGCAGTTATATGTATCTCCACTACATTTCCTCTAGTCTGTTTTTTACTTGACTTAACTCCTCAGAGTCCTGGTGATTTTCCTTGGATCATTGCCAGTCTGTGTTGCCATTACCTGTCCAGGGGGGATAACATTAAGCACAGAATCCTATTGATAATGTCACGACTCTTTCAGCACTCCAAAGTTCAGACCAAGAGCGACAGACTCCTCCCAGACGGAGAGCGAGAGCTCGCCCCCCATCACGGTGCGGCGGAGGCGGTTCAGCTCGCGGGACACCCTCCCCAGACTGGCCATCTCTATGGAGGATGAGGACAGTTGCTTCCTGGTAAGAACATCATCTGACTTTAAATATTACGTCattctttttccaaaaatgttttACATCTACATGTGGAACCAGCAACTACGattaaatatttcacacaacaTTTGATAACCATAAGTATAGTATTAGTTTTATCTTTTAACCTTTTTTTGACTTTGTTCACCAACATAAgtgtaatgtacaaaaatgtagctaTCATGTtttgtgtgagtctgcatgtagTAGTGGAATAAAAGGCCAATAGCATCTAGTGTAACCAAGTTACTACTCCAAGAAACccattgtgtgtatgtgcatataGTATACTATTACAGTATTAGGTGTCTTGGTTTATATTTGTGTATGTTACTATGTATTAAGTGTACTATTAGATGTCTTGGTTTGCATTTGTGGCCTTGCCTCATCTAACAAGAACCCACAGGGTTGAAGtaagaatacatgtaccagcatGCCAGAGCCTAACTCAGCATCTTCTCTATTCCCCCACATCTTACAGAAGAAAGGAAAACCAGCTAGGGTGAGTGCATGATGTGGCTGTGTTGTGCAGTGATACTGGTGGTGTGGGGTGCCTTCTGAGTTTgcatatacagggctcgaaattcattttggggattaggtgcactggtgcacccagcttaaaaaattgggtgcaccaaaaaactttggggtgcaccacttaaatttaagtaaaaacctaataacaaaacttagttacaagcttttGAATTCTTAACCAACTACCATGAGtcaatgacagacatttttattatctttctaacacttagatgtcaagaatatgatgtataatcgtatacttgatatcttaacatacataaagataataaaatatttgggtgcaccctgtgcacccattgacaaaattgggtgcacagttccaattttgggtgcacccgggtgcacatgcacccagtatctCGAGCCCTGATATACGTGTAGTTGGCTTCCTTGGTTGTACATCACTGTCATGCACTTTCTTTGCTGACATTTCCTTCTGAGGATGGTTTGACATTTAACAGCATGCTTTGAGATGGTGCGGCAACATGGGAAGTCTTCATGTGGTATTCTGAGCATGTTTTTCTGGCTTTTATCAAAAGTCTCAGTGCATTAACACTGTTGAGAACTGAAGCACCCAAAGGGTTTTTCTCAAGCCTATGATTCATGGAGCATCATTGCAAAGAAGTGCCCTCCTGGCCCCATGAGTGTGCCCTGTTCCATTACATTGTTGTCTTACTTTTCCAAACCCGTCGTCAGCTGGTCTCAGGTGTTTTTCTGACTTTTGGAAACATTAACTGTAGCAGCAGTGTCTGTAGCAGCAGTGCACCCCCCCCCTCGACCTTGGGAGATGAAGTCTCTTCTGACAGACTAATGCATTTTGTCCTATCCAAACTGTCTTAATGGGCTAGGAGTGATGATATACTGTACTGCATTGTGTGTGCTAAAATGCAGTGAATGTTGGGCACTAACTCACTACACATGCATAATACCAGCTGAATATGCGACTGAAGCTACacaatttgtttttcaaaccCAGAGGGGCTGATGTGATTGGTTAGATGAATGCAGCACAAAATCTAGACTTGCATTACATCCCAGCACATTGTTTTGTTAACATTGTGGCTGCTTCCCCAAATTTCAAGTGTATTGCTAaatacaatagaagccagttaattgcacagtggattaccgcacacttatgttaacacacacacagtgtcacggatatttgtacaaaatacacTGGGAAATGGCATGTGCAATTTAACGACTTCTACATGCATTAACAATACTCAGTCTGTATTATGATGTTACCTCATGGTACCTATTGATTAGTGGTCTAATAAGGAtatattgaaaatgtttgtaACCTGAGGAAACTTTCTCTCTGCCCACAGGAGCCCATCGAGCTACCTGTACCAGACATTCGCCACAGGAAGCCCAGTGGGGACCGTGAGCTGATCGACCTGGTGAACAGGGTGGCAGGACGGAACATCCCCATGATCAAGTCTGCCTCTGCTACAGCACTGTCTCTGCTCATACCCTCAGGTActgttacatcatcatcttttactgtaaattcattaacttttgcagtggttttatttcgtagaagaaaaatgtttgtttttcgcaGTGTTCAGAATTCAAACAATTGTATGGTACAGTCGTCATGAAAGGAGACATTTTGCAGCATAAAAAAATGGCAAGAATGAAACCTCAGGATTCACATCACTAGTAACACAGTTCTGCAATAGGCAAGGCTTCTTTATCATTATGTATGTAAAAGTCAGatgaagctacatgtacctggatgAACATGTCAGTTCCTAACCACTAAACACACATTGATTCACATCCTGTAATATAAACGTTAAGGTTTATCTTCTGTATAACTGCTTTTGCCATTTTAGACATGTCTGAAAATGTAGCACCAACAAGTACTTTGGAATATGTAAataacatatactagtatcatatTGAGAAGGATCTTAGCTTATGAAAATGTCCGCGTTTTTACTATCAGATGAAAGAGGCCTGCCCCAGCCCCTGCAGTCACCCAGCTCTACCCCCAGCTCTCGGGACGTGTCCCCAACAAGGGAGTATTCCCCCCTGCTGGAGAGTCTGAAGGCCCCCATGGTCATCAAGAAGGGCCCACGGGGGTTCGGCTTCACCCTCCGTGCCATCCGGGTCTACATGGGAGACAGTGATGTCTACACTGTGCACCATCTGGTCATGGTGGGTATATATATAGTACTGCATGATGTTGTGTTGACTGCTGGTTTTGAACCTCTTTCCATTAAGTATGTCACTGGGTGTAAAGTACCAGTTGTGAAGACTTGTATGCTCTTATGATAACCATATTTCTGCAGTAGAAAGAAACATTTAGTTTTGTTCTCCTTTTTTTCCATCTGGCAGTGTAGCCAATTCTTTGTCATCTTTATACCAATTGTAAGGACTAGTATATTTCCAGTAAGGAATTTTACTGACTGTATACTTCCTTCTCCCCATGCAGGCTGTTGATGAGAAGGGACCAGCATATGCCGCCGGGCTGAGACCAGGTGACCTGATCACGCAGGTCAACAACGAGCACGTGCAGGGACTCCTGCACACCCAGGTCGTACAGCTCATCCTTAGAGATGGCAACAAGGTCACCATCCAGGCCTGCCCCCTGGAGAAAACCTCCATAAAGGCAGGCGGGAGGAAGAGGGTTCCGTCGGCCTCCAAGATGATGCGGAGACGGAAGAAGAAGTGGAAGAAGGAAGGTGGGGCGGAGAAGAAGCGACGTAGCTCCATCTTCAGAAGACTGAGCAGTAAGAGGGGGAGCACAGACTTCCACCACATGCATCCGCAGGTGGAGAAGCATCGACACGGCATCCCCACCCTCACGCAGAGCAAGAGCGTGGGGTTTCTCAGTCGGTCCTTGTCGTCAAACGAAAGCCTGCCGGGATCGCCGACAAGACCGCAGAAATCGCCTCGGTCTCCCCCTCACTACCGCTCACCACCCGACTCTGCTCACTCGACAACAACAAACTCCTCCCAGAGTAGCTCCCCTAGCTCCAGCGTGCCCAACTCTCCGGCTAACTCTGCGCACTTCCCCCGTCCGAGTTCCCTACACGGACTGAGTCACAAACTGGCCAGAACATTCCGCTCCCCACGGAGGAAGTCGGTAGGACACATCCCGTTGTCGCCCCTGGCGAGGACGCCGTCCCCGTCTCCTAGTGCGACATCTCCCACGCGGAGCCCGAGCCCGCTGACACTCGTTAGTAATCATCCCGGAATCTCGAACACGACTCAGTCCTTCCCCGTCCATAGTGCAACGACAGTCACAGTGGCTACACCCAGTGGGAAGCATGTGACAAGACCAAAGAGTGCTGACCCGCCGGGGTCTCCCCTTTTACGAAGGGCATTGTCCCCAGATAAACCGCTGAGCTCTGCCAGTGGAAGTGGGACGAGTGTCAGCGGAGGAAGTGGGGACGAAACCTACCCCAGCGGTGCCAAGAGGAAAGGGAGCGGCAAGAGGGATAGCAAAAGCTTGTGGCAGGAGAGAAAGCAGCTGTTCAAGTCCAGTGGCGAGTCGAGCGACAAGAGTGACAAATAGACACATATTCCGTGAATGATGTAACCTTTTGTGATGTGTCTGAAAATTCATTTGACATTCTTCCAGCGTGAcagttcaagtacatgtagatacattgtGACTGACCTTGCATTTACATCTGTGCTCTACACCATGGATAACGCCTGCTCCGAAAGTGCAGGGACATCTTGCACGGTTGCAGCTGGGGGCTGCTACATTCTGAGTGTTTTCTGTAAATATTATTTCGCACAAAGGGAACTGCTGTATAGCGCAGGAGCTGCTGATGTACAGAGGCAAGGAAATAAGTTGGTCAAGCCACCGACATGGCATCCAGAAGTAATTGTGGTGCCATTTAGGAGCATGTGATGAAGAAACGTCATGGAGTGTAGTCTtcaagaggagtgaagccagatgtgaaaaaaaaaatacctgatCAGCATTTCTTCCTTTGGCACAATAAAGCCAATCTGTATGCAGATAGATACAATGTGGCCAAAAAACAAACTCTATCTAAAGCTTTACTTTGCCTTTTGGGGCTCCAACAGGCTTAGCTCAAACTTGTCCTGAAGGAAGAAATGCTCTTAAGAGTGTTAAGAGGCCTTGGTAAAGGCCATGATTAAGGGCATAAGGTAAGACAGTAAGTAAAGTAGCCTATGATGCCTTGGCTAACCCTTAATGTAGCATGAAGAGGTCCTTCCCATTGCTGTGAAGACCAATGAACATGTAAAGGGTTTAGtggggtaaaaaaaatatatgataaTCGCTGCTTGGTGAGTCCAGAACAACTGGAGGGTTACCGTGCAAGGGAAAGGTGCTGAGATTATGCAGGAAGTTACGAGATACGTTAATGAAAATGCCCAAATACGCTACACAAAAGTAACTACCATTCCAACTGTAGTTCATTCCTTGTCTCTCCAGAAGCTTTGGATGTTCTGTATTTATCTCACCCCCACCCTCCTCCGAGATCTGTGTCTGTAGTACACTTTCCATAGGAACTATGTCTAAAACTGCAAAGAACATACACGTAAGTCTGTAGGGTGTAGGCTTTTAGAACACTTGTACTGCTGTAAGTCATTGCAATGGTGGGTGTAACACGCAAGAGAAATCCATGTGCAATTATTACTGGTGTAGCGTTTGCCACTGAAGTTAACTCTGAAGATGTAGGCACTGTTGTCTTTGCCATTATGTTAgcacatacaaacatgtacctTATTTTGGAACTTGTACCCTAGGTCTAGTcatcattttggctttttagacCTACGaaaattatttttcttcattatatTACAGTAAAGTTTTACCTTTTCACATTCACAGTCAAGACAACtccaaaactacatgtaatgcCAACATAACAACAAGGGTTTGAAGAGCTAtgaatttgtgtaacatttTGCATGAATCTAATTTAAATCCTTACAACTATAAGTGATGGTTTTTCAAAAAGTGACCATTTCAATGCAACCAGTTGCTGTACAAAATAGTGGCAAAGGTAGTGCCTACATCTCTTATGGCCTTTGCTTAGCTGCTTGCATGCCTTTGACCATAAATGATGCTGCAAAGATTAAAAACTGTTATAGATCAACTCTGTACAAGAACAAAGCTTTACTCTACTTTAAGTAATAGTCTTTTTTTTGTGCAAATATATGCATGTAAACTCCTAGTACATCAGACATGTTGTGACAAGTGACAGTATATTACTACATCTACTGTATTCCGGAAAATATTATTAGGCACTTAAGAGTACTACAGACTTTATACAAAATAGGGCCAATCTACTGGCCCACAGAACAGAATATTGTGGTGGTCTAACGTAACAGATGATATATAGGAAAATGTAGTAGATGTTTTCCTTGGCAAGATGGGCCAAGTCTGTATCCACACACAAAAGCCTTGTGTGAGGATCTAagattgtacattgtaggttTTGTATCCATGATACAGGGTTCTCTAACAGGGCCaggcagtgtgtgtgtgtgtgttgggttcCTGATATGTGCTGTGCTGCTGACATTTTTGGTGTTCTTGATGTTGTTCTTCTACTGCTATGCAACTAATAATTGACCTAACATTCCTGCCCACAGGCGTAACAATGTCAAAGACGTAACCAGTGAAATGTTGTCAACTGGCCTTGGTTGCTGTCATATGTTTTGCCTGATTTTACctctttttaaacttttctatTGCGATATTGTTCTGCATTGCTACTGTAGTACGAGTCTTTGTAAAACACAAAGTAGATCAGTATACAACTGTAGTAGTCAATACACCAGAGAAAGATTTTATTCTGTCAGAAATTTTGGTTCACAGTATGATGGCGTAATAATTTAGAAACAGGTATATAATAATTCTATTGCTCACTTAAGAAACAGATTCAGTGTAAAGAAAGACTGAAATGTTGTCTACATCTGAAATGTGGAAGCCTGAGACATTAAGGCTTATAGGAAAACACACACTTTCTGTGATTACAATTTACTTGTGTAATGTAAGTTCCATTTTGTTCATACCCCAAGAGATGTGCTGCATTTGCTATATGGTATCACTGTACAAGTATGTACATTATAGAATTTCTTGTGAAAAACATCGGTGGTACTACGTAAAATATCTATTGGTGGTGGATAGAAGAGTTATTCAGCATATTCAATATCAATGTGCAAATATTGGGAGCGACACATTTGCTCCGTTATTTCTGAGTTTAAATGTGAGGTGGTTCCATCTTACTTTGTGTATATAGGTAACTTTGATACTTCTGACCCATGTACAATGATTCAATATGGCCATAGGTGCTTTGTACTGTGCATATTAATATTATGGGAAAGTGGAGAATCTATGAATCAATAAAGTGCTGTGGTGAGAgaagttttcttgttttgttttttcttgtcaaTATTGCAATGTATCAGACAAATGGAGAGGTTCATGCATGACTTTTCACAGATCCCATTGCATGCTGGGAATATGCTGTGCACTATGGGTAGGGCAGAAGGCAAACAAAatcatcaccatgacaacataAAGCAGACTGCAGACAGGTCGGGAAGACAATTCAGTCCTTTACTAACTTGAGCCATAATTTGGCCCAACACCCAGTCATCTCTGCCCCACACCCCTGCTGACTTGACCAGGTTGTCCGGCTGAGTTGGTAAAGCGCC
Protein-coding regions in this window:
- the LOC118432429 gene encoding microtubule-associated serine/threonine-protein kinase 2-like isoform X11 encodes the protein MRTQVLGQSAPSLASSMKDLTISRRGSSCGRGRKGLLPNTSPTLPRAHSPIPHGGSPADSPRNVSPSTHSHFVFSSVKRMEGRRWSVASLPSSGYGTNTPSSAVSNTGVSSTDSPSSSIVEQESPHALLSSCSSQEKLHQLPYQPTAEELRFLTKHFSSNESNGTTDEDGRKSPAMRPRSRSLSGCQILGFTSRLYVRSCKVITLHVAVSSVCLPAFACCLVGRGGLGGPASFPFPKHWFTFPRGERTISSPGRSPNMSGDSDVFMINSYYKERFPKATAQMEDRLKEFIDQIADKNDNYADGTFSFVHHQVLELARDCLLKSREGLITGRYFFELTENLEKLMNDARERSEFAGDIVNLIKKFLMIIARPARLLECLEFDPEQFYHLLEAAEGVARENQGITSDIPRYIISKLGLTRDPIAEILAYPMLEVNHNCFVIPEMSDLSNFDVDTDSGRPDTPDTDETSASEAASETTCAGKQLSMEVTEKKPSEDDFETVKLISNGAYGAVYLVRHKETKQRYALKKINKQNLMLRNQIQQAFTERDILTFAENPFVVTMYCSFETKKHLCMVLEYVEGGDCATLLKNMGPLPVDMARMYFAETVLAVEYIHSYGIVHRDLKPDNLLITSMGHIKLTDFGLSKMGLMSLTTNLYEDTLDPKQFTDKQVCGTPEYIAPEVILRQGYGKPVDWWSMGIILYEFLVGCVPFFGETPEELFSQAVNDEIVWPEGEEAPPDDAKDLITRLLEQNPVERLGTTGAYELKEHEFFADLDWTMLLRQKAEFVPQLDDDEDTSYFDTRQERYNHEMESGESEEEQYPDLSNFSSCSPRYHRSYSSSDRLSMSLDGKSSSMERLTTEETPTGGRGVERRKAIKDRSKSESELAKETKRAEPKPDTSLREVDRPSDKEDTSKQQAADSSQPGDSDKGSRTDSVSSTGSVEPRESTPKASDKEAELGAVGGVSSPECTPKFRPRATDSSQTESESSPPITVRRRRFSSRDTLPRLAISMEDEDSCFLKKGKPAREPIELPVPDIRHRKPSGDRELIDLVNRVAGRNIPMIKSASATALSLLIPSDERGLPQPLQSPSSTPSSRDVSPTREYSPLLESLKAPMVIKKGPRGFGFTLRAIRVYMGDSDVYTVHHLVMAVDEKGPAYAAGLRPGDLITQVNNEHVQGLLHTQVVQLILRDGNKVTIQACPLEKTSIKAGGRKRVPSASKMMRRRKKKWKKEGGAEKKRRSSIFRRLSSKRGSTDFHHMHPQVEKHRHGIPTLTQSKSVGFLSRSLSSNESLPGSPTRPQKSPRSPPHYRSPPDSAHSTTTNSSQSSSPSSSVPNSPANSAHFPRPSSLHGLSHKLARTFRSPRRKSVGHIPLSPLARTPSPSPSATSPTRSPSPLTLVSNHPGISNTTQSFPVHSATTVTVATPSGKHVTRPKSADPPGSPLLRRALSPDKPLSSASGSGTSVSGGSGDETYPSGAKRKGSGKRDSKSLWQERKQLFKSSGESSDKSDK